In Psychrobacter ciconiae, the following are encoded in one genomic region:
- a CDS encoding LysM peptidoglycan-binding domain-containing protein, whose protein sequence is MSSVSSTPRAFFALPLTLAVSTLLLSGCSNTSAVKDTPANTTPVVVKRPGAQVATTPRPTATNTQGDYSTAFLDAESLEELADLLEATDMTMVEDNKLVIQQYGDLWNRLRAGYRMNNGRPIYNQRIEGQKSWFASRQDYLNRLTARASRYLYHTVREAERRNIPTELALLPVIESSYDPTGTSSAAAAGLWQFIPSTGRIYGLNQSSSYDGRRDVIESTRAAYDFLTTLHNQFGSWELALAAYNAGPGRVQKAIDANAAQGLPTDYWSLRLPTETMNYVPRFLAVAEIVANPSQYGVYLPAIANRQHFRSVPVNYGVSLAEVSQLTGVSYDELQKLNPALTVAKVDSAGPQRVVIPNDVNVNVDAKLSMLKGNGTSTVWVANEAPVTPPSTTPSYNSKPYDTSKLPSTGRGLADYAASVSVPQQTTSYIPPTVKPTSSSVYSNRASVFTEPPISSRESAKITEELKNSNSLPTTSAQITKNNTVIQEPALSREERDFIARQIQAQTNETNVISSVDGNIKLSAIQTQQSILEASGQDKKLSFSENKPASTKPQGIRTTYTVKRGDTLTNIASRAGVSVRDIAEWNQIDASAGVLSGSTLYLYNARPITPLAPNPAASAPESYIVQNGDTLIGTAKRFGLSVTELASFNNISSRADLLRGQKLWLVAGKVKAPSRTPAAASTNSTKTAASASGTKTYKVKSGDGLIALARQFNMSTQALADLNGIGANDSLFVGQNLKVPASVDFSVLNTASAPSSPAPSRPASTSSSAATSSYTVKSGETLIGIANSLGLSAEQIAAVNSNVDANTRLQRGQTIKVPVSKSQVDRQLNNQAVSYKVQSGDTLTGVAKRYNIGISELAAANDLTTTSNLILGKTITIPAAGSRPTPTVSTPAPATASAPTSSNSSSGKKLGNTESYKVQSGDGLIVLARRFGVSVEDLAATNNMATNGQLQLGQTIKVPKVTTTYTVGSGDSLIGLARKYGVSTKELADMNNIPTDTMLQMGQKLTVPNR, encoded by the coding sequence ATGTCTAGCGTGTCATCGACTCCTCGGGCGTTTTTTGCGCTGCCTTTAACACTTGCCGTATCGACGCTGCTTTTAAGTGGTTGTAGCAATACTTCGGCGGTGAAAGACACTCCGGCTAACACCACTCCTGTTGTGGTCAAGCGTCCGGGTGCTCAAGTTGCTACTACGCCGCGACCTACGGCGACAAATACTCAAGGCGATTATTCAACGGCATTTTTGGATGCTGAAAGCTTAGAGGAATTGGCAGACTTGCTAGAAGCCACCGACATGACGATGGTTGAGGACAATAAGCTTGTCATTCAGCAATATGGTGACTTATGGAACCGTTTGCGTGCCGGCTATCGAATGAACAACGGTCGCCCGATTTATAATCAGCGCATTGAGGGTCAAAAAAGCTGGTTTGCCAGTCGCCAAGATTATTTAAACCGATTGACCGCGCGCGCTAGTCGCTATTTATATCACACCGTTCGCGAGGCTGAGCGCCGCAATATCCCAACGGAGCTTGCTCTATTGCCAGTGATTGAGAGCTCATATGATCCTACAGGAACCAGTAGCGCTGCCGCCGCAGGACTTTGGCAGTTTATTCCCAGTACCGGTAGGATTTATGGTTTAAATCAAAGCAGCAGTTATGATGGCAGACGTGATGTGATTGAGTCAACGCGCGCCGCTTATGACTTTTTAACGACGCTGCACAACCAGTTTGGCAGTTGGGAGCTTGCCTTAGCGGCTTATAACGCAGGACCGGGTCGTGTTCAAAAAGCCATTGATGCTAATGCCGCTCAAGGTCTGCCCACCGATTATTGGTCACTAAGATTGCCAACAGAAACGATGAACTATGTGCCGCGCTTTTTAGCCGTGGCTGAAATCGTTGCCAATCCAAGCCAATATGGCGTTTATTTACCCGCCATTGCGAACCGCCAGCATTTCCGCAGTGTTCCGGTCAACTATGGCGTAAGTCTGGCTGAAGTGTCACAACTGACGGGCGTCAGCTATGATGAGCTACAAAAGCTAAACCCTGCGCTGACGGTGGCTAAGGTGGACTCCGCTGGACCTCAGCGCGTGGTCATTCCAAATGATGTTAATGTCAATGTTGATGCAAAATTAAGCATGCTCAAGGGCAACGGCACAAGCACGGTTTGGGTAGCAAATGAGGCTCCTGTAACGCCTCCAAGCACCACCCCAAGCTATAACAGCAAGCCTTACGATACTTCAAAGCTGCCAAGCACCGGTCGCGGATTGGCTGATTATGCCGCTAGCGTCAGTGTGCCCCAGCAGACCACAAGCTATATTCCACCAACTGTTAAGCCTACGAGCAGCTCTGTTTATAGTAACCGAGCGTCAGTATTCACTGAGCCACCAATCAGCAGTAGAGAGTCTGCAAAAATCACAGAAGAGCTAAAAAATAGCAACAGTTTGCCCACCACCTCAGCGCAAATTACTAAAAACAACACCGTCATTCAAGAGCCTGCACTATCGCGTGAAGAGCGTGATTTTATTGCACGCCAAATCCAAGCGCAAACAAATGAAACGAACGTCATTAGTAGCGTTGATGGTAATATCAAACTGTCTGCCATTCAAACGCAGCAGTCGATTTTAGAGGCAAGCGGTCAAGATAAAAAGTTAAGCTTTTCAGAAAATAAACCTGCAAGTACCAAACCGCAAGGCATCCGCACCACCTATACCGTTAAACGCGGCGACACGCTTACCAATATTGCGTCGCGAGCAGGGGTAAGTGTTCGAGATATTGCTGAATGGAACCAAATCGACGCCAGTGCCGGTGTGCTATCGGGCTCGACGCTTTATTTGTACAATGCGCGACCAATCACACCTTTAGCGCCAAATCCTGCAGCAAGCGCTCCTGAAAGCTACATCGTTCAAAATGGCGACACCTTAATTGGCACTGCTAAGCGCTTTGGGCTGTCGGTGACTGAGCTTGCAAGTTTCAATAACATCAGCAGCCGCGCCGATTTGCTTCGTGGTCAAAAACTCTGGCTGGTGGCAGGAAAGGTGAAAGCGCCTAGCAGAACCCCCGCCGCTGCCTCAACCAATTCTACCAAGACAGCGGCTTCGGCTTCAGGGACTAAAACTTATAAAGTAAAATCAGGGGATGGCTTGATCGCCCTTGCGCGCCAATTTAACATGAGTACCCAAGCGCTTGCTGATTTGAACGGCATCGGCGCTAATGACTCGCTATTTGTTGGTCAAAACTTAAAAGTTCCTGCAAGCGTTGATTTTTCGGTGCTCAATACGGCTTCTGCCCCAAGCTCACCTGCGCCATCGCGACCGGCAAGCACTTCAAGCTCAGCAGCAACGAGCAGTTACACGGTAAAATCTGGGGAAACCCTTATCGGAATTGCGAACAGTTTAGGGCTTTCTGCTGAACAAATCGCTGCGGTCAACAGCAATGTTGATGCCAACACCCGATTGCAGCGCGGTCAAACGATTAAAGTTCCGGTCAGCAAATCTCAAGTTGACCGCCAATTAAATAACCAAGCCGTCAGCTATAAAGTCCAATCGGGCGACACGTTAACCGGCGTTGCCAAGCGCTACAATATTGGTATCAGCGAGCTTGCTGCTGCCAATGATTTGACCACAACCTCCAACCTTATTTTGGGTAAAACCATCACCATTCCTGCTGCCGGAAGCCGACCTACGCCGACCGTAAGCACCCCTGCGCCTGCCACAGCGTCAGCACCGACAAGCAGCAATAGCAGTTCGGGTAAAAAGCTTGGCAATACCGAAAGCTACAAAGTCCAATCAGGCGATGGTCTGATAGTCCTTGCGCGCCGCTTTGGTGTGTCTGTCGAGGACTTGGCGGCGACCAATAATATGGCAACCAATGGTCAATTGCAGCTTGGACAAACCATCAAAGTTCCTAAAGTCACCACGACTTATACGGTCGGCTCAGGCGATAGCCTCATTGGTCTTGCGCGAAAATACGGCGTTTCTACCAAAGAGCTTGCTGACATGAACAATATCCCAACTGATACCATGCTGCAAATGGGTCAAAAATTGACTGTTCCTAACCGTTAA
- a CDS encoding CNNM domain-containing protein, whose amino-acid sequence MLPLVASAAEVDSAPTTANVILLIGFVSVAIGVSFVCSMAESVLLSMTPSFIADVQETNPKKAGMLKRLKQDNVDQSLAAILTLNTIANTLGSIGAGAQATIVFGSAWFGVFSALMTLAILTFAEIIPKTLGTVYWRNLSGFVAYFVRGIIMLLYPIIWLSERLTRLLVRGKETDVFSRREFAALASIGEASGQIDPLESRIIRNLLAFGAIKVEDIMTPRSVMLAFDQHKTVAEVLVDRPKLTFSRLPIYDGDLDNITGFVLKTDMLLAKVNHNVHKPLTDFQREISFVFSKMKLFDLLDLMLKNRIHIAITVGEYGEVKGLVTLEDVLETLLGLEIVDEIDRVEDMQALARQMMDRRVERLGMKLNEDLFDNSKPE is encoded by the coding sequence ATGCTACCCCTTGTTGCATCGGCAGCAGAAGTTGACTCCGCGCCAACTACTGCTAATGTCATTTTACTTATCGGCTTTGTGAGCGTTGCTATTGGGGTGTCATTTGTCTGCTCGATGGCAGAATCAGTGCTATTGAGCATGACACCTTCGTTTATCGCGGACGTTCAAGAGACCAATCCTAAAAAAGCGGGGATGCTCAAGCGCTTAAAACAGGACAATGTTGACCAGTCTTTAGCCGCTATTTTGACGCTTAATACCATTGCCAATACGCTAGGCTCGATTGGGGCAGGCGCGCAAGCCACTATCGTTTTTGGCAGCGCTTGGTTTGGGGTATTTTCAGCCCTGATGACCCTTGCTATTTTGACCTTTGCTGAAATTATTCCAAAGACTTTAGGGACGGTGTACTGGCGCAATTTAAGCGGCTTTGTGGCGTATTTTGTTCGCGGCATTATCATGCTGCTGTACCCCATCATTTGGTTGTCTGAGCGCTTAACTCGGCTGCTCGTTCGCGGTAAAGAAACCGACGTTTTTAGCCGCCGAGAATTTGCCGCCCTTGCCAGTATTGGCGAAGCATCAGGGCAAATTGACCCGCTTGAGTCGCGAATTATCCGCAACCTGTTAGCCTTTGGGGCGATTAAAGTTGAAGATATCATGACGCCGCGCTCGGTGATGCTTGCCTTTGATCAGCACAAAACCGTGGCTGAGGTTTTGGTAGATCGTCCAAAGCTGACATTTTCGCGGCTGCCCATCTATGACGGTGACCTTGATAATATTACCGGATTTGTTTTAAAAACTGACATGCTGCTGGCTAAAGTCAATCACAATGTTCATAAGCCGTTGACGGATTTTCAGCGTGAAATTAGCTTTGTATTTTCAAAAATGAAGCTGTTTGATTTGCTTGATTTGATGCTCAAAAACCGCATTCATATTGCTATCACCGTCGGCGAATATGGTGAGGTTAAAGGTCTGGTGACACTTGAGGACGTTTTAGAGACCTTACTTGGACTTGAAATTGTTGATGAAATCGACCGCGTTGAGGACATGCAAGCGTTAGCGCGACAAATGATGGACCGCCGCGTGGAGCGCTTAGGCATGAAGCTTAACGAGGATTTGTTTGACAATTCAAAGCCCGAGTGA
- the yajC gene encoding preprotein translocase subunit YajC — protein MSFFIQAAHAAPDAAAGASFLGQILLPVAFFAIFYFIVIRPQSKRAKEHRAMVDALKVGSEVIFAGGLMGRVKKIEGNYAVVSLNSTNDVKIQRASVISVLPVGTIDSV, from the coding sequence ATGAGCTTTTTTATTCAAGCCGCCCATGCGGCTCCAGATGCCGCTGCGGGCGCGTCTTTTTTAGGGCAAATTTTACTTCCTGTCGCCTTTTTCGCGATTTTTTACTTCATTGTTATCCGCCCACAGTCCAAACGCGCCAAAGAACATCGCGCGATGGTTGACGCGTTAAAAGTTGGCAGCGAGGTGATTTTTGCAGGCGGGCTTATGGGTCGAGTAAAAAAAATCGAGGGCAACTACGCGGTGGTCAGCCTGAACAGCACCAACGACGTTAAAATTCAGCGCGCTTCAGTCATTTCAGTTCTTCCAGTGGGCACGATTGACAGCGTTTAA
- the secD gene encoding protein translocase subunit SecD has protein sequence MHYPAWKYVLIAIVLVISGLYAAPNLYPDEPAVQITSATAGTQLTEGILTESQNLLKDAGINSHDGTFEGNSALVRLDNPVAQLKAQEVLRQNLGDDYVVALNLAQTTPQWLRDIGARPMKLGLDLRGGVRFVLEVDMNKALEQRLSSASRDVRRDLRAEKIAVKGIKTQDKGIVLHFADTQARDRAQNILQSSMGTTFNLQSAIDNQGAALVMTYNDATIDEINSYAVSQNLTTLRNRISELGVSEALVQSQGANRIVVELPGVQDTAEAKRVLGRTANLEFRMVAKDSNNYTGGIAPAGTEAFPFKSLDGPPVLLNRQAIVTGDKVTNAQTSLDENGRPEVNITLDSAGGKLMQNATRTAVGEQMAVLFIENKQKVSYEKDPNTGETVEVRTPYAETKVINRANIQAVLGSSFRITGLDSNAEAAELALLLRSGALAAPMYFVEERTIGPSLGQDNIDKGLFSTQVGYLLVFAFMIIFYRLFGVIANIALAVNVIIIVAVMSILGSSLTLPGIAGIVLTIGMAVDANVLIFERIREELANGVRPKSAITAGFDRAFSSIFDANITTLLVAFILFAIGTGPIKGFAITLAIGIISSLFTAILVTRALIQIAYGKRKSIKRLSIG, from the coding sequence ATGCACTATCCTGCTTGGAAATATGTTCTGATTGCCATTGTGCTTGTCATCTCAGGGCTTTATGCTGCGCCCAATTTGTACCCTGACGAGCCTGCTGTGCAAATCACCAGTGCCACCGCCGGCACTCAGCTGACCGAAGGCATTTTGACCGAGTCACAAAACTTATTAAAAGATGCCGGAATCAACTCTCATGATGGCACATTTGAGGGCAACAGCGCACTTGTCCGCCTTGACAATCCGGTGGCGCAACTAAAAGCGCAAGAGGTATTGCGGCAAAACTTGGGCGATGATTATGTGGTGGCGCTAAACCTTGCGCAAACGACGCCGCAGTGGCTTCGTGATATTGGCGCTCGACCCATGAAGCTTGGTCTTGACCTTCGTGGCGGGGTGCGCTTTGTTCTTGAAGTCGATATGAACAAAGCCCTTGAGCAGCGCCTAAGTAGTGCCAGCCGTGATGTTCGCCGTGATTTGCGCGCCGAAAAAATCGCAGTCAAAGGCATCAAAACGCAAGATAAAGGTATTGTGCTGCATTTTGCTGATACCCAAGCTCGTGACCGCGCGCAAAATATTTTGCAAAGCTCGATGGGAACGACGTTCAATTTGCAGTCCGCCATTGACAATCAAGGTGCGGCATTGGTTATGACGTACAATGACGCCACTATTGATGAAATCAACAGCTACGCGGTCAGCCAAAACTTAACGACGCTTCGCAACCGAATCAGCGAGCTTGGCGTATCAGAAGCATTGGTTCAGTCGCAAGGCGCGAACCGAATCGTGGTTGAGCTGCCTGGGGTTCAAGATACCGCGGAAGCCAAACGCGTCTTAGGTCGAACGGCAAACCTTGAATTTAGAATGGTGGCTAAAGACAGTAACAACTACACAGGCGGCATTGCCCCTGCAGGAACGGAAGCCTTTCCGTTTAAATCGCTCGACGGTCCGCCAGTACTGCTCAACCGCCAAGCCATTGTGACCGGTGATAAAGTCACCAACGCCCAAACAAGCCTTGATGAAAACGGTCGCCCTGAGGTGAACATCACCCTTGATAGCGCCGGCGGTAAGCTGATGCAAAATGCCACGCGAACGGCAGTTGGCGAGCAAATGGCGGTCTTGTTTATTGAAAACAAGCAAAAAGTCAGCTACGAAAAAGACCCAAATACGGGTGAGACGGTCGAAGTTCGAACGCCGTATGCCGAAACCAAAGTCATCAACCGCGCCAACATCCAAGCCGTTCTTGGTTCATCATTCCGAATCACCGGTCTTGACAGCAATGCTGAAGCGGCTGAGCTTGCCTTGCTATTACGCTCAGGCGCCCTTGCCGCTCCGATGTATTTTGTTGAAGAGCGCACCATTGGACCATCACTTGGTCAAGACAATATTGATAAAGGCTTATTTTCAACGCAGGTGGGATATCTGCTTGTCTTTGCCTTTATGATTATTTTTTACCGACTATTTGGGGTGATTGCCAATATTGCCCTTGCGGTAAACGTCATTATCATTGTGGCGGTGATGTCCATCTTAGGGTCGTCGCTGACCTTGCCCGGTATTGCAGGTATCGTTTTGACCATCGGTATGGCGGTCGATGCCAACGTGCTGATTTTTGAGCGTATCCGAGAAGAGCTTGCCAACGGCGTTCGCCCCAAATCGGCGATTACGGCAGGATTTGACCGAGCGTTTAGCAGTATTTTTGATGCCAACATCACAACCCTTTTGGTGGCATTTATCTTGTTTGCCATTGGTACAGGACCGATTAAAGGTTTTGCCATTACCCTTGCAATCGGGATTATCAGCTCGCTGTTCACCGCAATTTTGGTGACCCGAGCGCTGATTCAGATTGCTTATGGCAAACGTAAATCCATCAAACGCTTGAGCATTGGCTAG
- the secF gene encoding protein translocase subunit SecF: MAIEQKNPNETPNLPESSGSDGNDKRRRRNKPRRDGKGSNTQGAAKRSKQPTKALDSTTLTPVPDIEADEAAQAEGGIKAVGDQRIIPFMSIEKPMAILSMLLVIGSIIAIAVNGLNLGLDFTGGVSADIRYEQPAEQADVVNALADNGFNDAVVQYLGTREELLVRLPPQSDNVEGLNSSLSKALELPNNHAEISNVNIIGSQVGNEIYLNSVMALALALASMLGYVALRFQFKLALGAVLALFHDAIVVIGVFALFGFPFDLTVLAAVLALIGYSLNDTIVVYDRIRENFRRVRGISPRQIVDLSLTETLRRTIMTISTVLLVVLAMMLLGGEGLFWFSVALFIGLIAGTYSSTYISSSIPLAMGLSRDDFVVKVKPEFEEEVVSFNDPKMFEDN, translated from the coding sequence ATGGCGATTGAACAAAAAAATCCCAACGAGACGCCCAACTTGCCGGAAAGCTCAGGCAGCGATGGTAATGACAAGCGCCGACGTCGCAATAAACCGCGCCGCGACGGCAAGGGCAGCAATACTCAAGGTGCAGCCAAGCGCTCAAAGCAGCCCACCAAAGCGCTTGATTCCACCACTCTTACTCCTGTTCCTGATATAGAAGCTGATGAGGCGGCACAAGCTGAAGGCGGTATTAAAGCAGTCGGCGATCAGCGCATCATTCCGTTTATGAGCATCGAAAAGCCGATGGCGATTTTGTCGATGCTGTTAGTTATCGGCAGTATTATTGCCATTGCGGTGAATGGCTTGAACTTAGGGCTTGACTTTACCGGCGGTGTATCAGCCGACATTCGTTACGAGCAACCGGCAGAACAAGCCGATGTGGTGAATGCTTTGGCGGATAATGGCTTTAATGATGCCGTTGTTCAGTATCTAGGAACGCGCGAAGAGCTTTTAGTAAGATTGCCGCCGCAATCAGACAACGTTGAGGGGCTCAATAGCTCGCTTAGTAAAGCACTTGAGCTGCCAAATAACCACGCCGAAATCAGTAACGTTAACATCATCGGCAGCCAAGTTGGCAATGAGATTTATCTCAACTCCGTGATGGCGCTGGCACTAGCGTTAGCTTCAATGCTTGGTTATGTGGCGCTGCGCTTTCAGTTCAAACTGGCACTTGGCGCTGTATTGGCGCTCTTTCACGACGCCATTGTCGTGATTGGAGTCTTTGCCCTCTTTGGCTTCCCGTTTGACTTGACGGTTTTGGCGGCGGTGTTGGCATTGATTGGTTACTCACTTAACGACACCATCGTCGTTTATGACCGGATTCGCGAAAACTTTCGCCGCGTTCGTGGTATCAGCCCACGGCAAATTGTTGATTTGTCCTTGACCGAAACCCTGCGCCGAACCATCATGACCATTTCTACCGTGCTTTTGGTGGTGTTGGCGATGATGCTACTTGGCGGTGAAGGGCTGTTTTGGTTCTCCGTGGCGCTATTTATCGGCTTGATCGCTGGGACATACTCATCAACCTACATTTCAAGTTCAATCCCGCTTGCAATGGGACTGTCGCGCGATGACTTTGTGGTTAAAGTCAAACCTGAATTTGAAGAAGAAGTGGTCAGTTTCAACGACCCAAAAATGTTTGAAGACAACTAA
- a CDS encoding MATE family efflux transporter, which produces MTDHAQSHAIDVRYLKIIAIAIPVILANLAMPFQSLIDTAIVGHLDNAAYLAGMGLAIQLLSLVLVSFNFLQYASSGLAAQALGKMTYATPSHTNNAPLLAILQRALLLAAAIGLVLLLIKPLLIKFGLQLLAANPDSAKAATTYLNVRFWGVIAELMNFAFIGWFAGQGKTRYMLYQQGLIAVLNVVLTLFFVFGLDLGLAGVALGTTLAFWSGVIIALWLTTLHLGVSWRALFSIDKALVTKDSMLRLFSLNKDIFIRTLILTLSFTWVTRLSAQSGDLVLAANAILLQVLSISAFALDGVAVSAETLSGQAAGRRDWSRFSLIIKRTGIVSYGLAAVITLIWWLIMPFYLPMMTNISEVLALAADYSGFAIVLPLIGVGAYWIDGIFFGLTAGKIIRNAAIIWAVIFFPLSFWFYEEFGMLGIWLSVWSILLLRLLVLSGFLLTAKLSGSYESLQPNP; this is translated from the coding sequence ATGACCGACCATGCCCAAAGCCATGCCATCGATGTCCGCTATTTAAAAATCATAGCCATTGCCATTCCGGTTATTTTGGCAAACTTAGCCATGCCGTTTCAAAGTTTAATTGATACCGCCATCGTTGGTCATTTAGACAACGCCGCTTATCTTGCCGGAATGGGGCTTGCTATTCAGCTGTTGTCATTGGTTTTGGTCAGTTTTAACTTTTTGCAGTATGCGTCCTCAGGGCTTGCCGCTCAAGCGCTTGGTAAAATGACCTACGCCACTCCAAGTCATACAAACAACGCCCCGCTGCTGGCGATTTTGCAGCGAGCGCTATTGTTAGCGGCGGCTATTGGTTTGGTGCTTTTGCTCATCAAGCCTTTATTAATCAAGTTTGGATTGCAGCTTCTTGCGGCAAATCCTGACAGTGCAAAAGCGGCAACCACGTATTTAAACGTGCGCTTTTGGGGGGTGATTGCCGAGCTTATGAATTTTGCATTTATCGGCTGGTTTGCAGGTCAAGGCAAAACGCGCTATATGCTGTATCAGCAAGGTTTGATTGCCGTGTTAAACGTCGTTTTGACACTGTTTTTTGTCTTTGGTCTTGATTTGGGGCTAGCAGGAGTTGCACTGGGCACAACACTTGCTTTTTGGTCAGGCGTTATCATCGCGCTTTGGCTTACCACTTTACATCTAGGCGTTTCTTGGCGAGCTTTATTTAGCATAGACAAAGCTTTGGTGACTAAAGATAGTATGCTTAGGCTATTTTCGCTAAATAAAGATATTTTTATCCGAACGCTGATTTTAACGCTCAGCTTCACTTGGGTGACCAGACTTTCTGCTCAAAGCGGCGATTTGGTTCTCGCAGCAAACGCCATTTTGCTACAAGTGCTGAGCATTTCAGCGTTTGCGCTCGATGGCGTTGCCGTATCTGCTGAAACGCTCAGCGGTCAAGCTGCCGGTCGCCGCGACTGGTCACGATTTTCGCTGATTATCAAACGCACCGGCATTGTCAGTTATGGCTTAGCGGCTGTGATAACGCTCATTTGGTGGTTGATCATGCCATTTTATTTGCCGATGATGACCAATATCAGTGAGGTTCTTGCCTTAGCTGCTGACTATAGCGGCTTTGCGATTGTGTTGCCTTTAATCGGTGTCGGCGCTTATTGGATTGACGGGATATTTTTTGGCTTAACCGCAGGAAAAATTATCCGCAACGCGGCAATCATTTGGGCGGTCATCTTTTTCCCACTAAGCTTTTGGTTTTATGAAGAGTTTGGCATGCTTGGGATTTGGCTGAGCGTTTGGAGTATTTTATTACTTAGACTGTTGGTATTAAGCGGCTTTTTATTAACCGCCAAATTGTCCGGAAGTTATGAATCACTGCAGCCTAATCCTTGA
- a CDS encoding AzlC family ABC transporter permease has protein sequence MGYLPAGIAFGVLAQVAGVPIWATLLLSMLLYAGAAQYACLPMLSSGLPIGTIATNIAAINLRHVFYAMPLLQSMPQNKIAKTYCLFALTDETFSLMTSLPPDERPALILPISLFNQSWWVIATALGVMIGSALNDLVPHLDFALVCLFAILAYEQFATIKRYFPMLVAAIALVLASLVTQDWLLLVAIVICMLLILARGAFFTQGIASCEGSSDDQ, from the coding sequence ATGGGATACTTGCCGGCAGGGATTGCTTTTGGGGTGCTGGCACAGGTGGCGGGCGTGCCGATTTGGGCAACGCTGCTGCTCAGCATGTTATTATACGCCGGAGCGGCGCAATATGCCTGCCTGCCAATGCTCAGCTCAGGGCTGCCGATAGGAACGATAGCCACCAATATTGCCGCTATCAATTTGCGCCATGTGTTTTATGCCATGCCGCTATTGCAATCGATGCCCCAAAATAAAATCGCCAAAACGTATTGCTTATTTGCGCTCACCGATGAGACGTTTTCATTAATGACCAGTTTGCCGCCAGATGAACGCCCTGCCCTTATCCTGCCCATCAGCTTGTTTAACCAAAGCTGGTGGGTAATTGCCACCGCTCTTGGGGTCATGATCGGCAGCGCCCTTAATGATTTAGTGCCGCATTTGGACTTTGCGCTGGTTTGCTTATTTGCGATTTTGGCTTATGAGCAATTTGCAACCATCAAACGCTATTTTCCGATGCTTGTTGCTGCCATTGCCCTTGTTTTGGCATCACTGGTTACCCAAGACTGGCTCCTTTTGGTGGCAATTGTGATTTGTATGTTATTAATTTTGGCTCGCGGCGCTTTTTTTACTCAAGGCATTGCCAGTTGTGAGGGCAGCTCTGATGACCAGTAA
- a CDS encoding AzlD domain-containing protein, with product MTSNYLIAATMAMAAVTFLTRATPALIPKKLLDTPWLHRLNESLPLSVLTLLILTSLSYQGLTPSFSNPKAQLLAAQIIALLLVLLVYHLSRQLLVSMVVGIAALNGVLWLFSFLS from the coding sequence ATGACCAGTAACTATTTGATTGCAGCCACCATGGCTATGGCAGCGGTTACCTTTTTAACGCGAGCAACCCCCGCCTTAATTCCTAAAAAATTGCTAGACACGCCTTGGCTACATCGGCTTAATGAAAGCTTGCCGCTGTCAGTATTAACGCTGCTGATTTTAACCAGTTTGTCTTACCAAGGCTTAACACCGTCTTTCAGTAACCCAAAAGCTCAGTTATTGGCGGCACAAATTATTGCGCTTTTGCTCGTCTTACTGGTTTATCACCTCAGCCGTCAGCTTTTGGTGAGTATGGTCGTTGGCATTGCCGCGCTTAATGGCGTGCTTTGGTTATTTTCTTTTTTAAGCTAG